The following is a genomic window from Bacillus sp. 2205SS5-2.
ATTTTGTACTAACTGAATAAAGAGTTACGTTGAGAAAATAATGTAAAAGAAGGTTCTTATGGTTCGTTACCTTCATCTATATTTTGAACTCAGAAAAGATATCGATTTCATTAAGAAAGCAACATTGATGATATAACAAATAGTGATAAAATACCTAAATTTTCTTGATGAATGAAGTAAATAGACTCTTGTCATAAGCAGCCACAAAGTGGTATGATTGATAAAGTTTTACAAAAAATACAGATATAAAAACTTATTGTAATAATTGTATTAATCAGCAACTAGAACTTTTTATTTCGTCCTTAATATGACTAATAAATATTACAAGTTGTTCCATTAAAGGGACAGAAGTAGATAAAAGCCGAATGACCACAAAGACTTTGTTGTCATTGGCACATCAATCTTAGCGATTGAATATTAATATAGAGAATATAGACGCGGAGGGGAATACTCTTGGAAAAAATCATTGTCCGCGGCGGAAACAGATTAACAGGAACAGTTAAAGTAGAAGGAGCAAAAAATGCTGTCCTTCCTGTCATCGCTGCTACATTATTAGCAAGTGAAGGAAAGAGCGTAATTAAAGATGTGCCAGCTCTCTCTGATGTGTATACGATAAACGAAGTAATTCGTCATTTAAATACAGATGTAACATTTAACGGTAACGAAGTAGTTGTCAATGCAACACGGGAATTGTTTGTCGAAGCTCCATTTGAATATGTACGCAAGATGCGTGCTTCTGTTCTTGTCATGGGACCACTTCTTGGGAGACTTGGAAGAGCACGAGTTGCTTTACCTGGTGGCTGTGCAATTGGCTCACGTCCGATTGATCAGCATTTAAAAGGTTTTGAAGCCATGGGTGCTAAAGTGAAAGTTGGAAACGGCTTTATTGAAGCTGAAGTAGCTGGTCGCTTGCAGGGAGCTAAAATTTATTTGGACTTCCCGAGTGTTGGCGCAACAGAAAATATTATGATGGCTGCCGTTCTAGCTGAGGGCACAACAACGCTTGAAAACGTAGCGAAAGAGCCTGAAATTGTCGATTTAGCGAATTTCCTCAACAAAATGGGTGCAAAGGTTAAAGGTGCAGGTACAGGAACAATGCGAATTGAAGGTGTGAAGCGACTTCATGGTGCTGAACATCATATTATCCCAGATCGTATTGAAGCAGGAACTTTTATGATTGCAGCTGCGATTACAAAAGGGAATGTGTTGGTTCAAGGAGCGGTCCCCGAGCATATTTCTTCTTTAATTGCGAAAATGGAAGAAATGGGCGTCGAGATTATCGAAGAAGATGAAGGTTTACGTGTCATCGGACCAGAAACATTAAAGGCAGTCGATATTAAAACAATGCCTCATCCAGGATTTCCAACAGATATGCAATCACAAATGATGA
Proteins encoded in this region:
- the murA gene encoding UDP-N-acetylglucosamine 1-carboxyvinyltransferase; the protein is MEKIIVRGGNRLTGTVKVEGAKNAVLPVIAATLLASEGKSVIKDVPALSDVYTINEVIRHLNTDVTFNGNEVVVNATRELFVEAPFEYVRKMRASVLVMGPLLGRLGRARVALPGGCAIGSRPIDQHLKGFEAMGAKVKVGNGFIEAEVAGRLQGAKIYLDFPSVGATENIMMAAVLAEGTTTLENVAKEPEIVDLANFLNKMGAKVKGAGTGTMRIEGVKRLHGAEHHIIPDRIEAGTFMIAAAITKGNVLVQGAVPEHISSLIAKMEEMGVEIIEEDEGLRVIGPETLKAVDIKTMPHPGFPTDMQSQMMTLLLKAEGTGVITETVFENRFMHVEEFRRMNADIKIEGRSVITSGLSNLQGAEVGATDLRAAAALIIAGLVSDGYTRVTELKHLDRGYVDFHKKLEALGAEIVRVTELEQAEPVAETMVDLDLNA